One genomic segment of Catalinimonas alkaloidigena includes these proteins:
- a CDS encoding ATP-binding protein: MIALSTIAFMILLSNLLIQHKLNQILNDSRVINVAGRQNMLSQRLSNAAIKLRTTLSAQERAEISREMETTLNLLTRSQNALLSSDPEMMVEAKNSSETLKLYENLDSAYHQMVHHGYALHKLNSAAQVYDSTQARYHISSILAQENVFLSGMDAIVNQYDIESRARVDNLIEVEQTLMIIALGIILLEVIFIFRPLAHFIKKIVYTLNQSRIQAKNLAHERTILLRSLQRSQKNLSNVYTAIEQTTLFAKSNLSTQITHVSCQFLAFMGYVNAPYPVLLSDLLQVKDSLLKQKLSYVKNHGSWNGDLRIRSIDEEVKWINMTILPVRNDQGELYEYLFLNTDITQKKEAQFKLQQAKKEKRQQKLYNQRIQSILIMNAQEKERKHIAMDLHDNIGQSITALKYYVEALYSQPEALQVKESLKNISVQLQDTIKNVRRTSFSLMPSVLEHYGIASVLNNFAVEMQRITGQHIVFINTDNFDQRLHATAETNLYRIAQEGVNNALKYAEATTIKIILSSESQKLYLEIIDDGRGFDLNQLTIYPDKTSTGHGIANMQERTKYLMGRFKVDSSPGLGTRILIQVPLNKNKHFIYGNSITS; encoded by the coding sequence GCGTCTTTCTAATGCTGCTATCAAGCTCAGAACTACTCTATCAGCTCAGGAAAGAGCTGAAATCTCCCGGGAGATGGAAACGACTTTGAACTTACTCACACGTTCTCAAAACGCCTTACTCAGCAGTGATCCCGAAATGATGGTAGAGGCAAAAAACAGCTCTGAAACCCTAAAGCTATATGAAAACCTGGACTCTGCTTATCACCAAATGGTTCATCATGGTTATGCACTTCACAAATTAAATAGTGCCGCTCAGGTGTATGATAGTACTCAGGCCAGATATCATATTAGCTCAATTTTGGCTCAGGAGAATGTGTTTCTGAGTGGAATGGATGCTATTGTCAATCAATATGATATAGAGTCCAGGGCAAGGGTGGACAATCTGATTGAAGTGGAACAAACACTCATGATTATCGCCTTAGGAATTATTTTGCTGGAGGTAATTTTCATATTTCGTCCCCTGGCCCATTTTATCAAAAAAATTGTATATACCCTCAACCAGTCCAGAATACAGGCCAAAAATCTTGCTCATGAACGTACTATCCTTCTACGCTCATTACAACGTTCACAGAAAAATCTGTCTAATGTATATACCGCCATAGAACAAACCACCTTATTTGCGAAAAGCAACCTTTCAACCCAAATTACTCATGTCAGTTGTCAGTTTTTGGCGTTTATGGGATATGTTAATGCCCCCTACCCCGTATTACTTTCAGACTTACTTCAGGTGAAAGATAGTTTGCTGAAGCAAAAGCTTAGCTATGTGAAAAATCACGGGTCCTGGAATGGCGACTTACGTATCAGATCTATTGATGAAGAAGTAAAATGGATCAATATGACCATACTGCCTGTAAGAAATGATCAGGGTGAACTTTATGAATACCTCTTCCTAAATACTGATATCACTCAAAAAAAAGAAGCGCAATTCAAATTACAACAAGCAAAAAAGGAAAAAAGGCAACAAAAGCTATATAATCAACGTATTCAATCTATTCTGATAATGAATGCTCAGGAAAAAGAAAGAAAACATATAGCCATGGATCTCCATGATAATATTGGGCAATCTATTACTGCTTTAAAATATTATGTGGAAGCATTATATTCGCAGCCAGAAGCTTTACAAGTAAAAGAATCATTAAAAAATATCAGCGTACAATTGCAGGATACCATTAAAAATGTGCGTAGAACTTCTTTTTCTCTTATGCCAAGTGTACTGGAACACTATGGCATTGCTTCTGTGCTGAATAATTTTGCCGTTGAGATGCAGCGCATCACCGGCCAGCATATCGTTTTTATCAATACAGATAATTTTGACCAACGACTGCATGCTACTGCTGAAACCAATTTGTACAGAATTGCGCAGGAAGGCGTCAATAATGCGCTGAAATATGCCGAGGCTACAACTATAAAAATTATTCTGAGCAGTGAAAGCCAAAAATTGTATCTGGAAATAATTGATGACGGGCGAGGTTTTGACCTTAATCAACTTACAATTTACCCTGATAAAACTTCAACAGGGCATGGAATTGCCAATATGCAAGAAAGGACAAAATATCTGATGGGTAGATTCAAAGTTGATTCCAGCCCCGGACTAGGCACCAGAATATTGATTCAGGTTCCATTAAATAAAAATAAGCATTTTATATATGGTAACAGTATTACTAGCTGA
- a CDS encoding response regulator transcription factor, with the protein MVTVLLADDHNVVRNGLKLLLENEEDINVIGEASNGKEAIEKIKELQPDIVLLDVRMPVLDGIETLSELSKNSAKTRSLVLSMYAQEDYVLQSARSGASGYILKDASKDELITAIRTIHAGNKYFSGSVSNIIVEGYLHNLQSQKIFQNSHQLTKAEKNVLNLVVQGLSNAEIANKLNISVRTVETHRFKIMKKMGVNKSKDMIQKAHKEGWTQA; encoded by the coding sequence ATGGTAACAGTATTACTAGCTGATGACCACAATGTGGTAAGAAACGGGCTTAAACTACTTTTAGAAAATGAGGAGGATATTAATGTAATTGGTGAAGCTTCTAACGGAAAAGAAGCCATAGAAAAAATTAAAGAATTACAGCCAGATATAGTACTGTTAGATGTGAGGATGCCAGTCCTGGACGGAATTGAAACCCTTAGTGAATTAAGTAAAAATTCTGCAAAAACCCGTTCTCTTGTCCTGTCCATGTATGCACAGGAAGATTATGTACTTCAGTCTGCGCGCTCCGGAGCTTCAGGTTATATATTAAAAGATGCTTCCAAAGACGAATTGATTACTGCTATCAGGACCATTCATGCCGGCAATAAATATTTTAGTGGAAGTGTATCTAATATTATCGTTGAAGGCTATCTACATAATCTACAATCTCAAAAGATTTTCCAGAATTCCCACCAGCTCACCAAAGCAGAGAAAAATGTACTTAATCTCGTAGTGCAGGGACTTTCCAATGCTGAAATTGCAAATAAGCTAAACATCAGCGTGAGAACTGTTGAAACCCATCGCTTTAAAATCATGAAAAAAATGGGAGTGAATAAGTCAAAGGATATGATACAAAAGGCGCATAAAGAAGGTTGGACACAAGCCTAA